A window of the Lactuca sativa cultivar Salinas chromosome 5, Lsat_Salinas_v11, whole genome shotgun sequence genome harbors these coding sequences:
- the LOC111886998 gene encoding F-box protein SKIP22, which translates to MKLRLRSFETKETLKLEVPNPCTLHHLTQLLSQKLPSSSSRSSAIYFSLNQKDNLTTSSPEDSIQSTGITSGDLIYFTTNPNGFSTFPSVSPPPPSPPPSTSEQSQHSQTPNPNPSNPDKTLNPNPEETEDSMEIDDDGNSVSEPGKSFSVPGFLRKVFTEELGDDNGLNHKLLAIAVRAVLLESGFLEIDPVSKTLKSSNNFDIQRNWHLTSFHFTLPDLITTGNIESVKIRFQSLGKYCKVYGSLANGIVHSVLLDEDKLVPFLNVVWANCGKVVETMGDNNRVSTVEPEREVFEFWRKTKDGIAIPLLIDLCEKTGLELPPCFIQLPSELKLKILDSVSGVDVANMSCVCSELRYLASSDELWKQKYVAEFGDCKGSGSFKERFAKAMESRKRMRRVIGGRSGRSGVNLMRIRNPYGRFGPPGYFPPIRGGDHDIWMNVNVGNGVPRLRNMNVIPNCNLEF; encoded by the coding sequence ATGAAGTTGCGACTGAGATCCTTTGAAACCAAAGAAACTCTTAAACTTGAAGTCCCTAATCCTTGCACTCTCCACCATCTTACACAACTCCTCTCTCAAAAactcccttcttcttcttcacgtTCTTCTGCTATATATTTCTCTCTCAACCAAAAAGACAACCTTACAACTTCTTCCCCTGAAGATTCTATTCAGTCAACCGGAATCACATCTGGTGATCTCATCTACTTCACCACAAACCCTAACGGATTTTCCACTTTCCCCTCTGtctctccaccaccaccatcaccaccaccatccacATCAGAACAATCTCAACATTCCCAAACTCCAAATCCCAATCCCAGTAACCCAGACAAAACCCTTAATCCCAATCCAGAAGAGACTGAAGACTCTATGGAAATAGACGATGATGGGAATTCTGTTTCCGAACCCGGAAAGTCCTTTTCCGTTCCGGGTTTTCTAAGGAAAGTTTTCACCGAGGAACTGGGTGACGACAACGGTCTCAATCACAAGCTTTTAGCAATAGCAGTTCGCGCCGTGTTACTGGAATCCGGGTTTCTAGAGATCGATCCCGTTTCAAAGACATTAAAAAGTAGTAATAACTTCGACATTCAACGGAATTGGCATCTCACTTCATTCCACTTCACTCTTCCCGACCTCATCACCACCGGAAACATCGAATCCGTCAAGATCAGATTCCAGAGCCTCGGAAAGTACTGCAAAGTTTACGGGTCTTTAGCAAACGGAATCGTGCATTCCGTACTCTTGGATGAAGACAAACTGGTTCCGTTTCTGAACGTAGTATGGGCTAACTGCGGAAAAGTAGTCGAAACCATGGGAGACAACAACCGTGTATCAACTGTGGAACCAGAACGAGAAGTTTTCGAGTTTTGGAGGAAAACAAAGGACGGGATCGCGATTCCGCTTTTAATCGATTTATGTGAGAAGACTGGTTTGGAACTCCCGCCTTGCTTCATTCAACTTCCAAGTGAACTGAAACTGAAGATTTTGGATTCCGTTTCCGGTGTCGATGTTGCAAACATGAGCTGTGTATGTTCGGAATTGAGATACCTGGCATCGAGCGATGAGCTCTGGAAACAAAAGTATGTTGCTGAATTTGGGGATTGTAAAGGGTCGGGCAGTTTTAAAGAGAGATTTGCAAAGGCTATGGAAAGTCGGAAAAGGATGAGGAGGGTTATTGGGGGTAGGAGTGGAAGATCGGGTGTGAATTTGATGAGGATAAGGAATCCTTATGGTCGATTTGGTCCTCCTGGTTATTTTCCACCAATAAGAGGCGGAGATCATGACATATGGATGAATGTGAATGTTGGTAATGGGGTTCCGAGACTCAGGAATATGAATGTCATTCCGAATTGTAATTTGGAGTTCTAG